The Nitrosomonas sp. sh817 genome includes a window with the following:
- a CDS encoding DUF6603 domain-containing protein, with the protein MSNEVDTLQRVLLQISNVLEPLERELNSTRAVQTFAELGITLNSGQVSSLASPMQALVASSKTVLQKAGDLAEAIEAEDIGQIIAISAELISQVITAIQKIDQLQTAVQGIGGIPANVSSHFAERLFNYLLVRTLDAANGINEFLELLGILERQRNNIGSTDPGNPEFTISTFHFNELGKWLESPVSALQSHYNWGSNSLDAAGLLQRLERLLLHLKAPVFYDDTAPTPILEAVIFQLRPRTDLNPNGLSLSVRQNLSPGKIEFAADDLKVTLDLQATLPFGAELVIQPPAKFTFQTSAADTVSGSLSLSVSADRTQAATPYLLIGDPDGSRLEVGKFGVSFGGRIQGSGGQSAADFTVGGEIGAGKLAISFADGDGFLTNILSGIQLNSDFGMAFGYNSSNGLFFVGSSALEIQLPLHLNLGPVEVSALTFSVGIDNNKFPTAISADIKAALGPLAAVVENIGLAIDFALVDNRSGNAGPVDISLGFKPPNGVGLSLDVGIVKGGGYLYFDFDKEEYAGALELMFSGIVTVKAIGLITTRMPDGSDGFSLLIILSAEFGTPLQLGFGFTLNAVGGLLGLNRTMELEIIAAGVRTGSIDSIMFPDNIIENAPRIISDLRQFFPPAQDVFLIGPMAKLGWGTPTLVSASLGIIIEIPPGNIAILGVLKVALPDEDAALIIIQVSFIGALEVDKQRLWFYASLYDSRVIFLTIDGDMGLLIAWGDNANFVISVGGFHPSFKPPPLPFPNPNRIAINILNTSFARIGVEGYFAVTSNTVQFGAKAEVYFGLSAFNISGHIGFDALFQFSPFYFIITVSASFEVKVFGIGFFSVRMRGELEGTSPWHIEGEGSISLLFWDIDVPFSHTWGEDENTTLPAIDIMPLIAAEFEKLENWTAELPTSNQLLVSLRAIESTSDLILHPVGVLRVNQRAIPLDLDLDKVGNQKPKDAKRLTVEVIDTGLAKAADTKESFATAQYKNLSDANKLSAPAYEKQNAGIELSVSNQQMKSSAAVKRIVRYEQNIIDNNFISLLIRFVAIGAEFFNHFLGRNAASKSALSANYKTQKAPVDQKIVVKETGYVVASTMNNSPHSKNAYFATHAQAQDFLRAQVNQSPALQDSLHVIPSVEAAPLQEAA; encoded by the coding sequence ATGTCAAATGAAGTGGATACCTTACAGCGCGTTCTGCTGCAAATCTCCAACGTATTGGAGCCGCTGGAGCGCGAGCTGAATAGCACGCGTGCGGTGCAAACGTTTGCTGAACTCGGCATCACGCTCAACAGCGGTCAAGTGTCGTCGCTGGCTTCGCCGATGCAAGCGCTGGTCGCCAGCAGCAAAACCGTGCTGCAAAAAGCCGGGGATTTGGCGGAAGCGATTGAGGCGGAAGACATTGGGCAAATTATCGCGATCAGCGCGGAACTGATCAGCCAAGTCATCACCGCCATTCAGAAAATCGATCAGTTGCAGACCGCCGTGCAAGGGATCGGCGGTATTCCGGCGAACGTTTCCAGTCATTTCGCCGAGCGTCTGTTTAACTACTTGCTGGTCCGCACGCTGGATGCCGCCAACGGTATCAACGAATTCCTCGAGCTGCTGGGCATACTCGAGCGTCAACGTAACAACATTGGCTCCACCGATCCGGGCAATCCGGAATTCACCATTTCCACCTTTCATTTCAACGAACTGGGCAAGTGGCTGGAATCGCCGGTATCGGCATTGCAATCGCACTACAACTGGGGCAGCAACAGCCTGGATGCAGCCGGTTTGTTGCAGCGGCTCGAACGCTTGTTGCTTCATCTCAAAGCGCCGGTTTTCTACGACGACACCGCGCCCACGCCGATTCTCGAAGCGGTCATTTTTCAGCTGCGGCCGCGCACCGATCTCAACCCCAATGGCTTGAGCTTATCAGTCCGGCAGAATCTCAGTCCCGGCAAAATCGAATTTGCCGCCGACGACCTGAAAGTCACGCTGGACTTGCAGGCCACGCTGCCGTTCGGCGCCGAACTGGTAATCCAGCCGCCAGCCAAATTTACTTTCCAAACTTCCGCAGCCGATACGGTTTCCGGCTCGTTGAGCCTCAGCGTCAGCGCCGACCGCACACAAGCGGCAACGCCCTATCTATTGATTGGCGACCCGGACGGCAGCCGGTTGGAAGTCGGTAAATTCGGCGTCAGCTTCGGCGGCCGGATTCAAGGCAGCGGCGGACAATCGGCAGCGGATTTTACCGTCGGCGGTGAAATCGGCGCCGGTAAACTGGCGATTTCGTTTGCCGACGGCGATGGTTTCCTCACCAATATTCTAAGCGGCATCCAGCTCAATTCCGATTTCGGCATGGCGTTTGGCTACAACAGCAGCAACGGCTTATTTTTCGTCGGCAGCAGCGCGCTGGAAATCCAATTGCCGCTGCACCTGAATCTCGGACCGGTGGAAGTCAGCGCGCTTACTTTTTCGGTTGGTATCGACAACAACAAATTCCCCACCGCTATTTCTGCGGATATCAAAGCCGCATTGGGTCCGCTTGCAGCCGTCGTCGAGAACATCGGTCTGGCGATCGACTTTGCCTTGGTCGACAACCGCAGCGGCAATGCCGGGCCGGTCGATATCAGTCTGGGTTTCAAACCGCCTAACGGTGTGGGCTTGTCGCTCGATGTCGGCATCGTCAAAGGCGGCGGTTATCTTTATTTTGATTTCGATAAGGAAGAATACGCCGGCGCGCTGGAGTTGATGTTCAGCGGCATCGTCACGGTGAAAGCGATCGGCTTGATTACTACGCGCATGCCCGACGGTTCCGACGGCTTCTCATTGCTGATCATACTCAGCGCCGAATTCGGCACGCCGTTGCAATTGGGTTTCGGTTTTACCTTGAATGCAGTCGGCGGATTACTCGGCCTAAACCGCACGATGGAATTGGAGATCATCGCGGCCGGTGTACGCACGGGTTCAATCGACAGCATCATGTTCCCGGACAATATCATCGAGAATGCGCCGCGCATCATCAGCGATCTGCGTCAGTTCTTCCCGCCCGCGCAAGATGTATTTCTGATCGGCCCGATGGCTAAGCTGGGTTGGGGAACACCGACACTGGTTAGCGCTTCACTCGGCATCATCATCGAAATACCGCCGGGAAACATCGCCATTCTCGGCGTGTTGAAAGTTGCGCTGCCTGATGAAGACGCGGCGTTGATCATCATTCAGGTCAGTTTTATCGGCGCCTTGGAAGTCGACAAGCAGCGCTTGTGGTTTTATGCCAGTTTGTACGATTCGCGCGTGATTTTTCTCACTATCGACGGCGATATGGGGCTATTGATCGCCTGGGGCGACAATGCCAATTTTGTGATCAGTGTCGGCGGCTTCCACCCTTCCTTCAAACCGCCGCCACTGCCTTTTCCCAATCCTAACCGGATTGCCATCAATATTCTAAACACTTCGTTTGCCCGTATCGGGGTGGAAGGCTATTTCGCGGTGACTTCCAATACCGTGCAGTTCGGCGCCAAAGCGGAAGTTTATTTCGGGCTCAGCGCTTTCAATATCTCCGGTCATATCGGTTTTGATGCATTGTTTCAGTTCTCGCCGTTCTACTTCATCATTACCGTTTCCGCCTCGTTCGAAGTCAAAGTGTTCGGCATCGGCTTTTTCAGCGTGCGAATGCGCGGCGAGCTGGAAGGCACCTCACCGTGGCATATCGAAGGCGAAGGCTCGATCTCGCTGCTATTCTGGGATATCGATGTACCCTTTAGTCATACCTGGGGCGAAGACGAAAACACGACGCTGCCGGCCATCGACATCATGCCGCTCATCGCAGCGGAATTCGAGAAGCTGGAAAACTGGACGGCCGAACTACCGACATCCAATCAATTGCTGGTATCGCTGCGCGCGATTGAAAGCACCAGCGATTTAATTCTGCATCCGGTCGGCGTATTGCGCGTCAACCAGCGCGCCATCCCGCTCGATTTGGATCTGGACAAAGTCGGCAATCAGAAACCGAAAGACGCCAAACGATTGACCGTCGAAGTGATCGATACCGGTTTGGCGAAGGCGGCGGATACCAAGGAATCGTTTGCCACCGCGCAATATAAAAACCTAAGCGATGCCAATAAATTGAGCGCGCCCGCATACGAAAAGCAAAATGCCGGTATCGAATTGTCGGTCAGCAACCAGCAAATGAAATCGTCCGCAGCGGTTAAACGGATCGTGCGTTACGAGCAAAATATCATCGACAACAATTTTATTTCACTGCTGATCCGCTTTGTCGCCATCGGCGCCGAATTTTTCAATCACTTTCTGGGCCGTAACGCCGCGTCGAAATCAGCGCTTTCGGCAAACTATAAGACGCAGAAAGCACCGGTCGATCAAAAAATCGTCGTGAAAGAAACCGGCTACGTGGTCGCTTCGACGATGAACAACAGTCCGCATAGCAAAAATGCTTATTTTGCGACGCACGCACAAGCACAAGACTTTCTGCGCGCGCAAGTCAATCAATCACCCGCGCTGCAAGACAGTCTGCACGTCATCCCAAGCGTCGAAGCGGCGCCTCTGCAGGAGGCGGCATAA
- a CDS encoding IS630 family transposase, with amino-acid sequence MEKIDARTLKDEALHERRRQVIRLYKRGSTSVQIAQITELSDTAVKKIIRLYETAGAAGLKPGRRGRSVGDKRSLSEEQELRLQRLICDKRPEQLKMDFALWNRGAVSQLIQQECGLSMPIRTVGHYLKRWGFTPQKPIRRAYEQRPEAVKQWLNEQYPEIARRARTEGGEIHWGDETALVNTDVRGRGFAPKGKTPVAYAPGTRQRLSMIATVTNKGCARWQIIDGNFNSDRLIEFFELLIKDTEKKVFLILDNLRVHHSKPVKAWLEENKEKIECFYLPSYSPELNPEERLNSDLKQAIGSKVPTRTKEKLRNAANDHMTMLENNPERVASYFQDPYVKYAA; translated from the coding sequence ATGGAGAAAATAGATGCAAGAACCTTAAAGGATGAAGCGCTGCATGAACGGCGGCGGCAAGTGATTCGTCTTTACAAGCGAGGCAGCACTTCTGTGCAAATAGCGCAAATAACGGAACTGAGCGACACGGCTGTGAAGAAGATTATTCGACTTTATGAAACAGCTGGCGCAGCTGGACTAAAACCTGGTAGACGGGGACGAAGCGTGGGTGACAAGCGCAGCCTCAGCGAAGAGCAGGAGTTGAGATTGCAACGGCTTATTTGCGATAAGCGTCCTGAGCAACTGAAGATGGATTTTGCGTTGTGGAATCGTGGCGCGGTGAGTCAGTTAATCCAGCAGGAATGTGGCCTATCCATGCCGATACGTACGGTGGGGCACTACCTTAAACGATGGGGGTTTACCCCGCAGAAGCCGATCCGGCGTGCTTACGAACAACGCCCGGAAGCGGTAAAGCAATGGCTCAATGAGCAATACCCGGAGATAGCCAGACGCGCTCGAACTGAAGGCGGTGAAATTCACTGGGGTGATGAAACAGCACTAGTCAACACGGATGTGCGAGGACGTGGTTTTGCACCCAAGGGAAAAACGCCGGTAGCCTATGCGCCTGGTACACGACAACGACTGTCAATGATTGCCACAGTGACAAACAAAGGTTGTGCACGGTGGCAGATTATCGATGGCAATTTCAATTCGGATCGGCTCATTGAGTTTTTTGAGCTTCTGATCAAAGATACGGAGAAAAAAGTGTTCTTGATCCTGGATAATTTGAGAGTACACCACAGCAAACCAGTAAAGGCTTGGCTGGAAGAAAATAAGGAAAAAATCGAATGCTTTTATTTGCCCAGCTACAGTCCGGAATTAAATCCAGAAGAGCGATTAAATTCAGATTTGAAACAGGCTATCGGTTCTAAAGTGCCGACGCGTACCAAGGAAAAATTGCGTAACGCTGCCAACGATCACATGACGATGCTGGAGAACAATCCAGAGCGTGTTGCTTCTTACTTCCAAGATCCATATGTAAAATATGCCGCTTAA
- a CDS encoding SLC13 family permease, with amino-acid sequence MTMTSNREWALIAGPLLAGALYFWMNLSGWEPSACWTGAVAILCVVWWIFEPIPIPATSIIPLAVFPLAGVLPQDKIAAAYGSELILLMLGGFMLSAAMERSGAHRRIALGMVNVIGGHSSRRIVLGFMAATAALSMWISNTATVLMMLPIALAVIAQSPDKKLAVPLLLATAYGSSIGGLGTPIGTPPNLVFMQQYESFTGNAVSFSQWMSWGLPVVLIFLPVAGLWLTRKLDYRGVLTIPPAGDWRPEERRMLIVFGLTALAWVTRLEPFGGWSTWLGLKGANDAIVVLIAVVILFLVPNGRGGKLIDWQTAERVPWGILILFAAGIAIAQAFVESGLSNAIAGHLTMLANLHPLIMIATIALIVTFLTETTSNTATTILLMPILASAALGAGLDPSLLMVPAAMSASCAFMLPVATAPNAIIYGSGHVTIAQMVREGLALNLIGVMIITVVCYLLIAF; translated from the coding sequence ATGACCATGACCTCCAATCGCGAATGGGCTTTGATCGCCGGGCCGTTGCTGGCAGGCGCGCTGTATTTCTGGATGAATCTATCCGGCTGGGAGCCATCGGCTTGCTGGACCGGGGCGGTGGCGATCTTGTGCGTGGTGTGGTGGATTTTTGAGCCGATTCCGATTCCGGCGACGTCGATTATTCCGCTGGCGGTTTTTCCGCTGGCCGGTGTTTTGCCGCAGGATAAGATTGCTGCGGCTTACGGTAGTGAATTGATCTTGCTGATGCTCGGCGGCTTCATGCTGTCGGCGGCAATGGAACGTTCCGGCGCGCACCGGCGCATTGCGCTGGGGATGGTCAATGTCATCGGCGGGCATAGCAGCCGCCGCATCGTGCTCGGTTTTATGGCGGCGACAGCGGCGTTGAGCATGTGGATTTCAAATACCGCGACGGTGCTGATGATGCTGCCGATTGCGCTGGCGGTAATCGCGCAAAGCCCGGACAAAAAACTGGCAGTGCCGCTACTGCTGGCCACCGCCTATGGCAGTAGCATTGGCGGCCTTGGCACACCGATCGGCACGCCGCCGAACTTGGTGTTCATGCAGCAGTACGAAAGTTTCACCGGCAACGCGGTGAGTTTCTCGCAATGGATGAGCTGGGGCCTGCCGGTGGTGCTGATTTTCCTGCCGGTTGCCGGATTATGGCTAACCCGCAAGCTCGATTACCGCGGCGTATTGACGATCCCGCCCGCGGGCGATTGGCGTCCCGAAGAACGCCGCATGTTGATCGTATTCGGCCTGACCGCGCTGGCCTGGGTCACCCGCCTGGAACCGTTCGGCGGCTGGAGCACGTGGCTCGGCCTGAAAGGCGCGAACGATGCGATTGTCGTGCTCATCGCCGTGGTGATTCTATTTCTGGTGCCGAACGGACGCGGCGGCAAATTGATCGATTGGCAAACCGCCGAACGCGTGCCCTGGGGCATTCTGATCCTGTTCGCAGCCGGTATCGCCATCGCCCAAGCATTTGTCGAATCCGGCCTATCCAACGCCATCGCCGGTCATTTGACGATGCTGGCGAACCTGCACCCGCTGATCATGATCGCCACCATCGCACTGATCGTCACCTTCCTGACCGAAACCACCAGCAACACCGCCACCACCATCCTGCTGATGCCGATCCTCGCCTCCGCCGCACTCGGCGCCGGTCTCGACCCCAGCCTGTTGATGGTGCCCGCCGCCATGAGCGCAAGCTGCGCCTTCATGCTGCCTGTCGCCACCGCGCCAAATGCCATCATCTACGGCAGCGGCCACGTCACCATCGCGCAAATGGTGCGAGAAGGGTTGGCTTTGAATTTGATTGGAGTGATGATAATTACGGTAGTTTGTTATTTACTAATTGCTTTTTAA
- a CDS encoding FecR family protein, whose translation MQKPEPPVIEPFTFVFSWRRFLIHCAIMGFCVFLGLMTWYFGKPHSVRLYETKSEALLATPIAPGIDMALDARSSVAVKEGQPLHVELFKGNVYFDIQKDAVHQLEVKAGNTLIKDFGTRFRVQLHKDGTGHIAVADGHIKIHTPSGNVFQINAHEQAEFDDTGISKHRLLTERDIAPWRSQQE comes from the coding sequence ATGCAGAAACCTGAACCACCGGTCATTGAACCGTTTACTTTCGTGTTTAGCTGGCGACGCTTCCTGATTCATTGCGCCATCATGGGATTTTGTGTCTTCCTTGGGCTGATGACTTGGTATTTCGGCAAACCGCATAGTGTGCGGCTTTATGAAACGAAGTCGGAAGCGCTATTAGCAACGCCGATAGCACCGGGTATTGACATGGCTCTGGATGCGCGCAGCTCCGTCGCCGTCAAGGAAGGCCAACCGCTGCATGTGGAATTGTTCAAGGGAAATGTATATTTTGATATCCAAAAGGATGCCGTTCATCAACTGGAAGTAAAAGCCGGCAATACCCTCATCAAGGATTTCGGCACCCGTTTTAGGGTGCAATTGCATAAGGACGGCACCGGTCATATCGCCGTTGCCGATGGGCACATCAAGATTCATACCCCTTCCGGCAATGTTTTTCAAATCAATGCGCATGAACAAGCCGAATTTGACGACACCGGCATCAGCAAACACCGGTTGCTCACCGAGCGAGACATTGCGCCCTGGCGATCCCAGCAGGAATGA
- a CDS encoding DUF4160 domain-containing protein, translated as MPRKQLRLVQAWIELHRDELLADWELAVSGEMPYKIDPL; from the coding sequence TTGCCACGTAAACAATTGCGATTGGTGCAAGCGTGGATTGAACTTCATCGCGATGAATTGCTGGCGGATTGGGAATTGGCGGTGAGCGGTGAAATGCCCTACAAAATCGATCCATTATGA
- a CDS encoding D-alanyl-D-alanine carboxypeptidase family protein, translating to MFFSNRAIKKGLLAAAVSLLSLFLLNPAQANPRYASIVIDAESGAVLHQDSADAIRYPASLTKMMTLYMLFEAMERGKMTMDTPMKVSAYAAGMPQTNIGLRAGDSLKVRDAIPALVVRSANDAAAVVAEALGNSEANFGRMMTDKARQLGMRSTTFRNASGLPNGEQKTTARDMATLATRLMKDFPKHYHYFSTQSFSYKGVTYNSHNRMVRNVPGVDGLKTGFIRASGFNVATSAKRGNRRVVAVVMGGHTAAARDQHMAQLIDRSLNPGSRANQVASQKTPARVTTAAAAKVSAPAPAPAQKPHQQQPRKADTVVAAASRHNPPVPNAQTPVSPPQSQKAQSSAKEGWAVQIGSYHEPDRARANAQAAARLIPGEVAVTEVEISNRKLYRARLVGLQENQARNACQSLTRQGFGCLVVRS from the coding sequence ATGTTCTTTTCAAACCGCGCAATCAAAAAAGGACTTCTCGCCGCTGCAGTTTCATTGTTGTCCTTGTTCTTGTTGAATCCGGCGCAGGCGAATCCCCGCTATGCTTCCATTGTGATCGATGCCGAGAGCGGCGCCGTGCTGCACCAAGACAGTGCGGACGCGATCCGTTATCCGGCTTCTCTGACCAAGATGATGACGTTGTATATGCTGTTCGAAGCGATGGAGCGGGGCAAAATGACGATGGATACACCGATGAAAGTGTCGGCTTATGCCGCCGGTATGCCGCAGACCAATATCGGGTTGCGTGCCGGTGACAGTCTCAAAGTGCGCGATGCGATTCCCGCTTTGGTTGTGCGTTCGGCGAACGATGCCGCAGCTGTGGTTGCTGAAGCGTTGGGCAACAGCGAAGCCAATTTCGGCCGCATGATGACCGATAAGGCGCGTCAGCTCGGGATGCGCTCAACCACTTTCCGTAATGCCTCCGGTTTGCCGAACGGCGAGCAAAAAACCACGGCGCGGGATATGGCGACGCTGGCGACGCGGTTGATGAAGGATTTTCCCAAGCACTATCATTATTTCTCGACGCAATCGTTTAGCTATAAAGGCGTGACATACAACAGCCATAACCGCATGGTGCGCAATGTTCCCGGCGTCGATGGATTGAAAACCGGTTTTATCCGCGCGTCCGGCTTTAATGTCGCGACTTCGGCGAAACGCGGGAACCGCCGTGTCGTCGCGGTGGTCATGGGCGGCCATACGGCTGCGGCGCGCGATCAGCATATGGCGCAATTGATCGACCGCAGTTTGAATCCGGGCAGCCGCGCAAACCAAGTGGCCAGCCAGAAAACGCCAGCCCGCGTAACAACGGCGGCTGCGGCGAAAGTGAGCGCACCGGCTCCCGCGCCTGCACAAAAACCGCATCAGCAACAACCTAGAAAAGCGGATACGGTGGTAGCGGCTGCATCGCGGCACAATCCGCCGGTTCCGAACGCGCAGACACCGGTGTCACCGCCGCAATCGCAAAAAGCTCAATCATCCGCCAAAGAGGGGTGGGCAGTACAAATCGGTTCCTATCATGAACCCGACCGCGCGCGCGCCAATGCGCAAGCGGCGGCTCGCTTGATACCCGGCGAAGTGGCGGTTACCGAAGTGGAAATCAGCAATCGCAAGCTGTACCGGGCGCGATTGGTGGGATTGCAGGAAAATCAGGCGCGTAACGCCTGCCAAAGCTTAACCCGGCAAGGCTTTGGATGCTTGGTGGTGCGCTCTTAG
- a CDS encoding TIR domain-containing protein: MANALAEKLGQDKVFYDQWYTAELAQPDMDVLLQSFYHDHSELIVPFLCADYERKEWCGLEWRAIRDLIKRRQSKDIMPMRFDNTEIPGIFSIDGYVDLNGLAPQRTAELILERLGLNQVAISKPAIKIYSNYLPTVEGEFFGRDVELKLLDQAWAGNVTDIIQFIAPGGTGKTKLLRHWLDRTKDIDALIAWSFYSQGSSEDKQVSASPFFSHVFDKLGSTRSFSSFATEEEKGEHLADLLRQQRGVLVLDGLEPLQHAGKGMRGELKDRAIRQLLRSLAGQNNGLCIITTRIAVHELSDRTHAITHDLQNLTSADGVQLLKSLKVQGSDAELEKAVKEYGCHALALHLLGNALHTYLDDDVRKRDTLAELIGDSDDLERHAFKVMQAYSYWLDGTPELKLLQLLGLFDHPIETEVLQVLWQAQIPDLTANIDEKSWKVAIRDLREKHRLLSMHENRTDLLDCHPLIREYFGKQLREKQPDAWRQANTRLCEYYKALPEKELPDTLEEMQPLFHAVAHGCAAGLHQQVLEDVYWPRIKRKGDHYLTKKLSAFSDDLAVVAHFFVTPWSKVVDSLDDIGTFGVLGWTGANLHALARLRESLESTCMAHDLAFEKQKWDGCAKSAITISEQLLALGELNNALVFSQKGIDFANQCNNPDNQKLFLQVVAHAQHARVLHLRGASFQAVDFFNRAMQFQQKRQPIDPAIK; this comes from the coding sequence GTGGCTAACGCATTGGCAGAAAAACTGGGGCAAGATAAAGTTTTCTATGATCAATGGTATACGGCTGAATTGGCGCAACCAGATATGGATGTATTACTACAGTCGTTTTATCATGATCATTCAGAGCTTATTGTGCCATTCCTATGTGCTGATTATGAACGCAAAGAGTGGTGTGGACTGGAATGGCGGGCGATCCGGGATTTGATAAAGCGGAGGCAAAGTAAAGATATTATGCCGATGCGCTTTGATAATACGGAAATTCCGGGCATTTTTTCTATTGACGGTTATGTCGATCTAAATGGTCTTGCACCACAACGTACCGCAGAATTGATCCTTGAGCGGTTAGGATTGAATCAAGTTGCTATATCAAAACCGGCGATCAAAATTTATTCCAATTATCTGCCCACTGTTGAAGGCGAATTCTTCGGGCGTGATGTCGAACTGAAACTGCTCGACCAAGCATGGGCAGGAAACGTTACGGATATTATCCAGTTCATCGCGCCGGGCGGGACGGGAAAAACCAAGCTGCTGCGGCATTGGCTGGATCGTACCAAGGATATCGACGCGCTAATCGCCTGGTCGTTTTATTCGCAAGGATCGAGCGAAGATAAGCAAGTTTCCGCGTCACCGTTTTTCAGTCATGTATTTGACAAGCTCGGTTCAACCCGCTCTTTTTCTTCGTTTGCCACCGAGGAAGAAAAGGGAGAACACTTGGCTGATTTGCTGCGGCAGCAGCGTGGCGTGCTGGTGCTGGATGGATTGGAACCGTTGCAGCATGCAGGCAAGGGCATGCGCGGCGAACTCAAGGATCGGGCAATCCGGCAGTTGCTGCGAAGCTTGGCCGGGCAAAATAACGGTCTGTGCATCATCACCACACGTATTGCCGTGCATGAATTGAGTGATCGTACGCATGCCATCACTCACGACTTACAAAATCTGACCTCTGCCGATGGAGTGCAATTACTGAAGTCGTTGAAAGTACAAGGTAGTGATGCAGAACTGGAAAAAGCGGTCAAGGAGTATGGGTGCCATGCGCTTGCGCTTCACTTGCTCGGCAATGCGCTACATACCTATCTGGATGACGATGTGCGCAAGCGTGACACATTGGCTGAATTGATCGGCGATTCTGATGATTTGGAACGCCATGCGTTCAAAGTAATGCAGGCTTATAGTTATTGGCTGGATGGTACACCCGAGCTCAAGCTGCTGCAGTTGCTGGGATTATTCGATCACCCGATTGAAACTGAAGTGCTACAAGTGCTGTGGCAAGCACAAATTCCAGATTTGACGGCAAACATCGACGAAAAATCCTGGAAGGTCGCCATTCGTGACCTGCGGGAAAAACACCGCTTGCTATCCATGCACGAAAATCGAACCGATCTGCTCGACTGTCATCCGCTGATTCGCGAATATTTCGGAAAGCAACTACGGGAAAAACAGCCCGATGCTTGGCGGCAGGCGAACACCCGATTGTGCGAATATTACAAAGCATTACCGGAAAAGGAGCTTCCCGATACATTGGAGGAAATGCAACCGTTGTTTCATGCAGTGGCGCATGGTTGTGCGGCGGGGTTACATCAGCAAGTATTAGAAGACGTATATTGGCCGCGAATTAAACGAAAAGGAGACCACTATCTAACAAAAAAACTAAGCGCATTTAGTGATGATCTCGCTGTAGTTGCTCATTTTTTTGTAACGCCATGGAGTAAAGTAGTTGATAGTCTAGATGATATTGGCACATTTGGAGTATTAGGATGGACTGGCGCTAATTTACATGCTTTGGCGCGGTTACGCGAATCATTAGAATCAACTTGCATGGCTCATGATTTGGCCTTTGAGAAACAAAAATGGGACGGGTGTGCAAAGAGTGCAATTACTATTAGCGAACAGCTGCTTGCCTTGGGTGAACTTAATAATGCTCTAGTTTTTAGTCAAAAAGGCATTGATTTCGCTAATCAATGTAATAATCCTGACAATCAGAAGTTATTTTTACAAGTTGTGGCACATGCGCAGCATGCACGTGTATTACACCTAAGAGGAGCGTCATTTCAGGCAGTGGATTTTTTTAATCGTGCAATGCAATTTCAACAAAAAAGACAACCTATTGATCCGGCCATTAAATAG
- a CDS encoding DUF2442 domain-containing protein, giving the protein MYWDVKTVKPLPDYRIYVEVADGRKGIFDMKPYLDHGVFRELRDVHYFNQVGIVFGAVTWPHEQDIAPETLIAGLTEAE; this is encoded by the coding sequence ATGTACTGGGATGTAAAAACAGTCAAACCCTTGCCGGATTATCGGATTTACGTGGAAGTAGCGGACGGCCGCAAGGGGATTTTCGATATGAAACCATATCTCGATCACGGTGTTTTTCGCGAATTGCGCGATGTGCATTACTTTAATCAAGTCGGTATCGTCTTCGGCGCGGTCACATGGCCGCACGAACAGGACATCGCGCCTGAAACTTTGATAGCCGGATTGACTGAGGCTGAATAA